A stretch of DNA from Deltaproteobacteria bacterium:
TGGGCCTGAATGGTCACATCAAGGGCGGTGGTCGGCTCATCTGCAATCAAGATGGAAGGATGGCAGGAGAGGGCCATGGCGATCATGACCCGTTGGCGCATTCCGCCGGAGAACTGGTGGGGATATTCGTCAATCCGCTGTTCCGGTGAGGGGATCCGGACCCGGCGTAAAAGATCAAGGGTTCGTGCTCTCGCCTCCCCTTTGTTCACTCCCTGGTGAAGGATCACGGCCTCGGCGATCTGGTTCCCGATGGTAAAGACCGGATTAAGGGAGGTCATCGGTTCCTGAAAAATCATCGAAATCCGGTTTCCCCGGATGCTCCGCATCCGCTCCGGTTCAAGTTCAAGGAGGTCTTGCCCCTCGAAAAGGATCTTCCCGCTGACGATTTGCGCCGGCGGGACGGACAGGAGTCTCAGGATAGACAGTGCCGTGACGCTCTTGCCGCAACCCGACTCTCCGACGACCCCCAGGACTTCCCCTTTTGCCAGGGAAAAACCGACACCGTTCACGGCGTGGACAACGCCGGAATCGGTATGAAAATGAACGGTGAGATTTTTGATTTGCAGGATGGGCATGAATATCGTCGATGATTGACCACCGCCACGAAGAGGCGGAACATTGGCGGCTTCGCAAAAAAATCCGTCCGGAACAAAATTTTTCACAAGACCGGCCGCCTACCCCACAGCCTCATCTTTCGGCTCAACCAGACGGAGAAAGGTCGCCGTTTCCCTGTGTGAAGGATCGATTCGCTCAGCCTCCCGGAACTCCCGGATTGCCAGGTCTTGCCTCCCTTGCTTGTAGAAGGTCAGACCGAGATGGAGCAGGGCCGGAATATAAAGCGGATTGAGTTTTTTCGCCTCCTCAAGATAGTTCAATGCACCCTTGAAATCCCCCTTCTCCCGATGGGAAAGCCCGATCTTCATCAGCACCTCGATGGAGTCGGGACGCATCTTCAGCGCCATCCGGTATTCATGGATCGCCTCGTCGAACCAACCGATCTCGTTGTAGGCATCCCCGGTCTCCACATGCATGCCCGTCAGTTTCCCCTTAACAAAGGGATCGATCGACAGGGGAGCCGTCCTGACATTGTCGGCGGTCAAGTGAAAAACCTCTTCGGCTTCGTCAAAACGACCGCTTTCATTAAGGGTAATTACCAGGTTC
This window harbors:
- a CDS encoding ABC transporter ATP-binding protein, which produces MPILQIKNLTVHFHTDSGVVHAVNGVGFSLAKGEVLGVVGESGCGKSVTALSILRLLSVPPAQIVSGKILFEGQDLLELEPERMRSIRGNRISMIFQEPMTSLNPVFTIGNQIAEAVILHQGVNKGEARARTLDLLRRVRIPSPEQRIDEYPHQFSGGMRQRVMIAMALSCHPSILIADEPTTALDVTIQAQILDLMNQIRRESEMSILLITHDLGVVAEMADRVFVMYAGEIMESARTSDLFRRPGHPYTIGLLESIPRIGETGGMGRLKPIPGAVSDLVDLPPGCSFAPRCRHVTGECRRRKPANVELEPGHWVRCIKDFRGERG
- a CDS encoding tetratricopeptide repeat protein, with amino-acid sequence MKESVHDMIVRGKMHFKQGEYDPARECFERVLTQEPNLAEIHSKLGTIYHADGKFQKATEAFRRALEINPNYTEAALNLVITLNESGRFDEAEEVFHLTADNVRTAPLSIDPFVKGKLTGMHVETGDAYNEIGWFDEAIHEYRMALKMRPDSIEVLMKIGLSHREKGDFKGALNYLEEAKKLNPLYIPALLHLGLTFYKQGRQDLAIREFREAERIDPSHRETATFLRLVEPKDEAVG